The Manis javanica isolate MJ-LG chromosome 6, MJ_LKY, whole genome shotgun sequence genome contains a region encoding:
- the BET1 gene encoding BET1 homolog, translating into MRRAGLGEGIPPGNYGNYGHANAGYSACEEENERLTESLRNKVTAIKSLSIEIGHEVKHQNKLLAEMDTQFDSTTGFLGKTMEKLKILSRGSQTKLLCYMMLFSLFVFFVIYWIIKLR; encoded by the exons ATGAGGCGTGCAGGCCTGG GTGAGGGCATACCTCCTGGCAACTATGGGAACTATGGCCACGCTAATGCTGGGTATAGTGCctgtgaagaagaaaatgaacgACTCACTGAAAGTCTGAGGAACAAAGTAACCGCTATAAAATCT CTTTCCATTGAAATAGGCCATGAAgttaaacatcaaaataaattattagctGAAATG GATACACAATTTGATTCTACGACTGGATTTCTAggtaaaacaatggaaaaactgaagattTTATCCAGAGGGAGCCAAACAAAGCTGCTGTGCTATATGATGCTGTTttcattgtttgtcttttttgtcatttattgGATTATTAAACTGAGGTGA